One genomic region from Cellulomonas hominis encodes:
- a CDS encoding ASCH domain-containing protein, which yields MTDDDATHGEHTGNSEHADEILAFWEVARVRAGVVRLVSVTGPDVRGSLVPPAWSFGDDPTLADQLLGLVLDGVKTGTSTALAELGHADEPLPVKGDLSIVLDGSGRPGALIRTTRVETVPFDRVDAEFAAAEGEDDRSLASWRTEHERYWRRVLEPLGEEFAADMPVVTERFELLYPRPSDR from the coding sequence ATGACGGACGACGACGCGACGCACGGCGAGCACACCGGGAACAGCGAGCACGCCGACGAGATCCTCGCGTTCTGGGAGGTCGCGCGGGTGCGGGCGGGTGTGGTGCGGCTCGTGTCCGTGACCGGGCCGGACGTGCGCGGGTCGCTCGTGCCGCCGGCGTGGTCGTTCGGCGACGACCCGACTCTCGCGGACCAGCTGCTCGGTCTCGTGCTGGACGGCGTGAAGACCGGCACGTCCACCGCGCTGGCGGAGCTCGGCCACGCCGACGAGCCGCTGCCCGTGAAGGGCGACCTCTCGATCGTGCTGGACGGGTCCGGCCGCCCGGGCGCGCTGATCCGCACCACCCGGGTCGAGACGGTGCCGTTCGACCGGGTCGACGCGGAGTTCGCCGCCGCCGAGGGGGAGGACGACCGGTCGCTCGCGTCCTGGCGCACCGAGCACGAGCGGTACTGGCGCCGGGTCCTGGAGCCGCTGGGCGAGGAGTTCGCCGCGGACATGCCGGTGGTGACCGAGCGGTTCGAGCTGCTCTACCCCCGGCCGTCCGATCGGTGA
- a CDS encoding glycoside hydrolase family 13 protein: MAWTVEDAPWWTRAVVYQIYPRSFQDSDGDGVGDLRGVLSRLDHLEALGVDVVWLSPIYRSPQDDNGYDISDYQDVDPAFGTLADLDELIAALHARGMKLVMDLVVNHTSDEHPWFVESRSSVTSPKRDWYWWRGPRDGMAAGQPGAEPTNWHSFFSGSTWELDEASGEYYLHLFSRKQPDLNWENPEVRAAVHAMMRWWLDRGVDGFRMDVINVISKDTALPDGPVVAGVWGDGSPHYTDGPRVHEFLHEMHREVFEGRAHALLTVGETPGVTLEEALRYTDPARREVDMVFQFEHVGLDHGPGGKFDPKPLRLTDLKATFGRWQAGLADVGWNSLYWDNHDQPRVVSRFGDDGRYRTESAKALATLLHLHRGTPYVYQGEELGMTNAHFTRFDQYQDIESIRHVAQARTLASATDEQLLAGLAAMSRDNARTPVQWDDTPNAGFTTGRPWLAVNPNHVEVNAAAERADPQSVFHHYRRLIALRHEDPVVALGDFTMLLPDDEQVYAFTRSLDGDALLVVVNVSGQERAVDLAGAWPVAADGGWGDLVLGTHADPGEPAVLRPWEARVVRRPA, from the coding sequence ATGGCCTGGACCGTCGAGGACGCACCGTGGTGGACGCGAGCCGTCGTCTACCAGATCTACCCCCGCTCGTTCCAGGACTCGGACGGCGACGGCGTCGGCGACCTGCGCGGCGTCCTGTCCCGGCTCGACCATCTCGAGGCGCTCGGCGTCGACGTCGTGTGGCTGTCGCCGATCTACCGCTCGCCGCAGGACGACAACGGGTACGACATCTCCGACTACCAGGACGTCGACCCCGCGTTCGGCACGCTCGCGGACCTGGACGAGCTGATCGCGGCGCTGCATGCGCGCGGGATGAAGCTGGTCATGGACCTCGTGGTGAACCACACGTCGGACGAGCACCCGTGGTTCGTGGAGAGCCGGTCCTCGGTCACCAGCCCGAAGCGCGACTGGTACTGGTGGCGCGGCCCGCGGGACGGGATGGCGGCGGGGCAGCCGGGCGCCGAGCCGACGAACTGGCACTCGTTCTTCTCGGGCTCGACCTGGGAGCTGGACGAGGCGTCGGGGGAGTACTACCTGCACCTGTTCAGCCGGAAGCAGCCGGACCTCAACTGGGAGAACCCCGAGGTCCGCGCGGCCGTGCACGCGATGATGCGCTGGTGGCTGGACCGCGGGGTCGACGGCTTCCGGATGGACGTCATCAACGTCATCTCGAAGGACACCGCGCTGCCGGACGGGCCCGTGGTCGCGGGGGTCTGGGGCGACGGCAGCCCGCACTACACGGACGGCCCCCGGGTGCACGAGTTCCTGCACGAGATGCACCGGGAGGTGTTCGAGGGCCGGGCGCACGCGCTGCTCACCGTCGGGGAGACCCCGGGCGTGACGCTGGAGGAGGCGCTCCGGTACACCGACCCGGCGCGGCGCGAGGTCGACATGGTCTTCCAGTTCGAGCACGTCGGCCTGGACCACGGACCCGGCGGGAAGTTCGACCCGAAGCCGCTGCGGCTGACCGACCTCAAGGCGACCTTCGGGCGCTGGCAGGCCGGGCTCGCGGACGTCGGGTGGAACAGCCTGTACTGGGACAACCACGACCAGCCGCGGGTGGTGTCCCGGTTCGGCGACGACGGCCGGTACCGGACGGAGTCGGCGAAGGCGCTGGCCACGCTGCTGCACCTGCACCGCGGGACGCCGTACGTCTACCAGGGCGAGGAGCTCGGGATGACGAACGCGCACTTCACGCGGTTCGACCAGTACCAGGACATCGAGTCCATCCGGCACGTCGCGCAGGCCCGCACGCTCGCGTCCGCGACCGACGAGCAGCTGCTCGCCGGGCTCGCGGCGATGAGCCGCGACAACGCGCGCACGCCGGTGCAGTGGGACGACACCCCGAACGCCGGCTTCACGACGGGCCGGCCGTGGCTCGCCGTGAACCCGAACCACGTCGAGGTGAACGCCGCCGCGGAGCGGGCGGACCCGCAGTCGGTGTTCCACCACTACCGGCGGCTCATCGCGCTGCGGCACGAGGACCCGGTGGTCGCGCTCGGCGACTTCACGATGCTGCTGCCCGACGACGAGCAGGTCTACGCCTTCACGCGGTCGCTGGACGGCGACGCGCTGCTGGTCGTGGTGAACGTGTCGGGGCAGGAGCGGGCGGTCGACCTCGCCGGCGCGTGGCCGGTGGCGGCGGACGGCGGCTGGGGCGACCTCGTGCTCGGGACCCACGCGGACCCCGGCGAGCCGGCGGTGCTGCGGCCCTGGGAGGCCCGGGTCGTGCGGCGCCCCGCCTGA
- the ilvC gene encoding ketol-acid reductoisomerase, translating into MAELFYDDDADLSVIQSKKVAVIGYGSQGHAHALNLRDSGVDVTVGLREGSASRAKAENEGLKVATVAEAVQGADVVVILAPDQVQRHIYRDEIAPNLTEGAALVFGHGFNIRFGYIKPEAGHDILMVAPKGPGHLVRREYVDGRGVPVIVAVEQDASGSAWDLALSYAKGIGGLRAAGIKTTFTEETETDLFGEQAVLCGGVSQLIQYGFETLTEAGYQPEVAYFEVLHELKLIVDLIWEGGITKQRWSVSDTAEYGDYVSGPRVITPDVKENMKAVLADIQNGVFAERFIADQDAGAPEFAALRAKGQNHPIEPVGRELRKLFAWKAADSDYTEGSAAR; encoded by the coding sequence GTGGCTGAGCTGTTCTACGACGACGACGCCGACCTGTCGGTCATCCAGAGCAAGAAGGTCGCCGTCATCGGCTACGGCAGCCAGGGGCACGCGCACGCGCTCAACCTGCGCGACTCGGGCGTCGACGTCACCGTCGGCCTGCGCGAGGGCTCCGCCTCCCGGGCCAAGGCCGAGAACGAGGGCCTCAAGGTCGCGACCGTGGCCGAGGCCGTCCAGGGTGCCGACGTCGTCGTCATCCTCGCGCCGGACCAGGTCCAGCGGCACATCTACCGCGACGAGATCGCCCCGAACCTCACCGAGGGCGCGGCGCTGGTCTTCGGGCACGGCTTCAACATCCGCTTCGGCTACATCAAGCCCGAGGCCGGCCACGACATCCTCATGGTCGCCCCCAAGGGCCCGGGCCACCTGGTCCGCCGCGAGTACGTCGACGGCCGCGGCGTGCCGGTGATCGTCGCCGTCGAGCAGGACGCGTCGGGCTCCGCCTGGGACCTCGCGCTGTCCTACGCCAAGGGCATCGGCGGCCTGCGCGCCGCCGGCATCAAGACCACCTTCACCGAGGAGACCGAGACCGACCTGTTCGGCGAGCAGGCCGTCCTGTGCGGTGGCGTGTCGCAGCTGATCCAGTACGGCTTCGAGACCCTGACCGAGGCCGGCTACCAGCCCGAGGTCGCGTACTTCGAGGTGCTGCACGAGCTGAAGCTGATCGTCGACCTCATCTGGGAGGGCGGCATCACCAAGCAGCGCTGGTCCGTGTCCGACACCGCCGAGTACGGCGACTACGTCTCCGGCCCGCGCGTCATCACGCCGGACGTGAAGGAGAACATGAAGGCGGTGCTCGCGGACATCCAGAACGGGGTGTTCGCCGAGCGGTTCATCGCCGACCAGGACGCCGGCGCGCCGGAGTTCGCCGCGCTGCGGGCCAAGGGCCAGAACCACCCGATCGAGCCGGTCGGCCGCGAGCTGCGCAAGCTGTTCGCCTGGAAGGCGGCGGACTCGGACTACACGGAGGGCTCGGCCGCCCGCTGA
- the ilvN gene encoding acetolactate synthase small subunit, with the protein MSRHTLSVLVENKPGVLTRVAGLFARRSFNIHSLAVGPTEHEEISRITVVVDVDELPLEQVTKQLNKLINVIKIVELEDAASVQRELLLVKVRAEGATRTQVLEVVDLFRAHVVDVVPDTVTIEATGSPAKLTALLAALEPFGVREIVQSGIVAIGRGSRSITDRALERVSRSA; encoded by the coding sequence ATGAGCCGTCACACCCTCTCCGTCCTCGTGGAGAACAAGCCCGGCGTGCTGACCCGCGTCGCGGGCCTGTTCGCCCGGCGGTCGTTCAACATCCACTCCCTGGCCGTGGGCCCGACCGAGCACGAGGAGATCTCGCGCATCACGGTCGTGGTCGACGTCGACGAGCTGCCCCTGGAGCAGGTCACCAAGCAGCTGAACAAGCTGATCAACGTCATCAAGATCGTCGAGCTCGAGGACGCCGCCTCCGTGCAGCGCGAGCTGCTCCTGGTGAAGGTGCGCGCCGAGGGCGCCACCCGCACCCAGGTGCTCGAGGTCGTCGACCTGTTCCGCGCGCACGTCGTCGACGTCGTGCCGGACACGGTCACCATCGAGGCCACCGGCTCCCCGGCGAAGCTCACGGCGCTGCTCGCGGCGCTCGAGCCGTTCGGGGTCCGCGAGATCGTCCAGTCCGGCATCGTGGCCATCGGCCGCGGGTCGCGCTCCATCACCGACCGGGCGCTCGAGCGCGTCAGCCGGTCGGCCTGA
- a CDS encoding 3-isopropylmalate dehydrogenase produces the protein MAQQINLAVVAGDGIGTEVVEQGLLALEAALAGSGSTVTTTDFDLGARRWHATGETLTDEDLAAIRTHDAILLGAIGDPSVPSGVLERGLLLKLRFALDHYVNLRPAKLFPGVASPLAKPGDVDFVVVREGTEGPYVGNGGAIRVGTPHEIANEVSVNTAFGVERVVRDAFARAAARPRKKLTLVHKHNVLVHAGHLWRRTVEAVHPEFPDVTVDYLHVDAATIFLVTDPARFDVIVTDNLFGDILTDLAGAIVGGIGLAASANINPDRTAPSMFEPVHGSAPDIAGQGKADPTATVLSVALLLDHLGEREAAARVEAAVAADVAERGGRVRSTAEVGKDLAARIAG, from the coding sequence ATGGCGCAGCAGATCAACCTGGCGGTCGTCGCGGGTGACGGCATCGGCACCGAGGTCGTGGAGCAGGGCCTGCTCGCGCTCGAGGCGGCCCTCGCGGGGTCCGGCAGCACGGTCACCACGACCGACTTCGACCTGGGCGCCCGCCGCTGGCACGCGACCGGCGAGACCCTGACCGACGAGGACCTGGCCGCGATCCGCACGCACGACGCGATCCTGCTGGGCGCGATCGGCGACCCGAGCGTCCCGTCCGGCGTGCTGGAGCGCGGGCTGCTGCTCAAGCTGCGGTTCGCGCTCGACCACTACGTGAACCTGCGCCCCGCCAAGCTGTTCCCCGGCGTGGCCTCGCCGCTCGCGAAGCCCGGGGACGTGGACTTCGTCGTCGTCCGCGAGGGCACCGAGGGTCCGTACGTCGGCAACGGCGGCGCGATCCGCGTGGGCACCCCGCACGAGATCGCCAACGAGGTCAGCGTCAACACCGCGTTCGGCGTCGAGCGGGTGGTGCGCGACGCGTTCGCCCGGGCCGCCGCGCGCCCGCGCAAGAAGCTCACCCTCGTGCACAAGCACAACGTCCTCGTGCACGCCGGCCACCTGTGGCGGCGGACCGTCGAGGCCGTGCACCCCGAGTTCCCCGACGTGACCGTCGACTACCTGCACGTGGACGCGGCGACGATCTTCCTCGTCACCGACCCGGCGCGGTTCGACGTCATCGTCACGGACAACCTGTTCGGCGACATCCTCACCGACCTGGCCGGCGCGATCGTCGGCGGCATCGGGCTCGCGGCCTCCGCGAACATCAACCCCGACCGCACCGCGCCGAGCATGTTCGAGCCGGTGCACGGCTCCGCCCCGGACATCGCCGGGCAGGGCAAGGCCGACCCCACCGCGACGGTGCTGTCCGTCGCGCTGCTGCTGGACCACCTGGGCGAGCGCGAGGCCGCCGCCCGCGTCGAGGCCGCCGTCGCGGCGGACGTCGCGGAGCGCGGCGGGCGAGTACGGTCGACGGCCGAGGTGGGCAAGGACCTCGCCGCGCGCATCGCCGGCTGA
- a CDS encoding AMIN-like domain-containing (lipo)protein — translation MTAPARRPLLAGTAAAALVLLAACGGPEPAAPGSPSPDAATSPAPAATPAPSPSATALPGDPDAGADAEPSADARLTVTGLRTGTHTGYDRVVVDLGGVGTPGWHVERQAAAVEDPTGDTLDLGGEGVLAVYVTGLGYPYDTGVEELPAGTRTPGGTVVTGAEFTGTFEGQTQVFLGLTDPEAPYRVFLLQDPLRLVVDVQRSMA, via the coding sequence ATGACCGCGCCCGCCCGCCGCCCCCTGCTCGCCGGCACAGCCGCAGCCGCGCTCGTCCTGCTGGCCGCGTGCGGCGGGCCGGAGCCGGCCGCCCCCGGGAGCCCGAGCCCCGACGCCGCCACGTCGCCCGCGCCCGCGGCGACGCCGGCGCCCAGCCCCTCGGCCACCGCGCTCCCGGGCGACCCGGACGCCGGCGCCGACGCCGAGCCGTCCGCCGACGCCCGCCTCACCGTCACCGGCCTGCGCACCGGCACGCACACCGGCTACGACCGGGTCGTGGTCGACCTCGGCGGCGTCGGCACGCCCGGGTGGCACGTCGAGCGCCAGGCGGCCGCGGTCGAGGACCCGACCGGCGACACGCTCGACCTCGGCGGCGAGGGCGTCCTGGCGGTGTACGTCACCGGGCTCGGCTACCCGTACGACACCGGCGTCGAGGAGCTGCCCGCGGGCACGCGGACCCCCGGCGGCACCGTGGTCACGGGCGCGGAGTTCACCGGGACGTTCGAGGGGCAGACCCAGGTCTTCCTCGGCCTGACCGACCCGGAGGCCCCGTACCGCGTGTTCCTGCTCCAGGACCCCCTGCGGCTCGTCGTGGACGTGCAGCGGTCGATGGCCTGA
- a CDS encoding ABC transporter ATP-binding protein — translation MTDLPPPGTTAVSTRGLRKTYRHRGRRVVAVGGLDLDVPLGGVHGFLGPNGAGKTTTIRMLLGLVRPDSGTVRVLDAPVPQALPRVVGRVGAIVEQPRFFPTFSGRRNLELLAAGIGVDPAAVDRVLASAGIADRAGSPVRTYSLGMKQRLAIAATLLKDPDLVIFDEPTNGLDPAGIREVRQTMRALADAGKTVLVSSHILAEVQQVADTVSIVTQGRLVASGRVADLVASAGGGQVRVGVEQPARAAQVLAARGWGVAPDGEDGLRVTGAEPAAITEALAGAGLYLHELVGARADLEQVFLALTGTDGEAAALQGRPAPHGRRVRA, via the coding sequence ATGACGGACCTGCCCCCGCCCGGGACGACCGCGGTCAGCACCCGCGGCCTGCGCAAGACCTACCGGCACCGGGGGCGGCGGGTCGTCGCCGTCGGCGGGCTGGACCTGGACGTGCCGCTCGGCGGGGTGCACGGGTTCCTCGGGCCGAACGGCGCGGGCAAGACCACGACCATCCGGATGCTGCTGGGCCTGGTCCGGCCGGACTCCGGCACGGTCCGGGTGCTCGACGCGCCCGTCCCGCAGGCGCTGCCGCGGGTGGTCGGGCGCGTCGGCGCGATCGTGGAGCAGCCGCGGTTCTTCCCGACCTTCTCCGGCCGGCGCAACCTCGAGCTGCTGGCCGCGGGCATCGGGGTCGACCCGGCGGCGGTGGACCGCGTGCTCGCGTCCGCCGGCATCGCGGACCGCGCCGGCAGCCCGGTCCGCACGTACTCGCTCGGCATGAAGCAGCGGCTCGCCATCGCCGCGACGCTGCTGAAGGACCCGGACCTCGTCATCTTCGACGAGCCGACGAACGGGCTGGACCCTGCCGGGATCCGCGAGGTCCGGCAGACCATGCGCGCGCTGGCCGACGCCGGGAAGACCGTCCTGGTCTCGAGCCACATCCTCGCCGAGGTGCAGCAGGTCGCGGACACGGTCTCGATCGTCACGCAGGGGCGGCTGGTCGCGTCCGGGCGGGTGGCGGACCTCGTCGCGTCGGCCGGCGGCGGGCAGGTGCGCGTCGGCGTCGAGCAGCCCGCCCGCGCGGCCCAGGTGCTCGCCGCGCGCGGCTGGGGCGTCGCGCCGGACGGCGAGGACGGACTGCGGGTGACCGGTGCCGAGCCCGCCGCGATCACGGAGGCGCTCGCGGGTGCCGGGCTGTACCTGCACGAGCTCGTCGGGGCCCGCGCCGACCTGGAGCAGGTGTTCCTGGCGCTGACCGGCACGGACGGCGAGGCGGCGGCGCTCCAGGGCCGGCCCGCCCCGCACGGGCGGAGGGTGCGCGCATGA
- a CDS encoding ABC transporter permease subunit produces MTALVVVEGRRFRYRTAVRWLAVAGVVAALVTVLGAYLATRPPSAAQVEQQRVWFEQAVADWEENGEQWVADCREQEAAAQESDPAADYGCDQMTAPRWEDFTAPRSTFAGDAGSWATLLSVFLLLLGFAAGVTAVTAEHAAGSLALWLTYVPRRGRVYASKVLVAGLGVVPPAVLALALGVGGSWAVAAVNDAQGDLTGRVWTELGWQGLRTVALVAVAGALGAALGFLLRGAAAALGLAVGWFLLVDLLLSNVLPALQPWTLRMSAAAWLGDGADYGLPVPCDSVETAAAGTCWGVETLSAGRGALQLAVVAAVLLVAGLLVFRRRDLD; encoded by the coding sequence ATGACCGCGCTGGTGGTGGTCGAGGGCCGGCGGTTCCGGTACCGGACGGCGGTGCGGTGGCTGGCGGTCGCCGGCGTCGTCGCGGCACTCGTGACGGTGCTGGGGGCCTACCTGGCGACGCGGCCCCCGTCGGCGGCGCAAGTCGAGCAGCAGCGCGTGTGGTTCGAGCAGGCGGTCGCCGACTGGGAGGAGAACGGCGAGCAGTGGGTCGCCGACTGCCGCGAGCAGGAGGCGGCCGCTCAGGAGAGCGACCCGGCGGCCGACTACGGCTGCGACCAGATGACCGCCCCGCGGTGGGAGGACTTCACCGCCCCGCGGAGCACGTTCGCGGGGGACGCCGGGTCCTGGGCGACGCTCCTGTCGGTCTTCCTGCTGCTGCTCGGCTTCGCCGCCGGGGTGACGGCGGTGACCGCGGAGCACGCGGCGGGCTCGCTCGCGCTCTGGCTGACGTACGTCCCGCGCCGGGGACGGGTGTACGCCAGCAAGGTGCTCGTCGCCGGCCTCGGCGTCGTGCCGCCCGCGGTGCTCGCGCTCGCGCTGGGGGTCGGCGGGTCGTGGGCCGTCGCTGCGGTGAACGACGCGCAGGGCGACCTCACCGGCCGCGTCTGGACGGAGCTCGGGTGGCAGGGCCTGCGCACCGTCGCGCTCGTGGCCGTGGCCGGGGCGCTCGGGGCCGCGCTCGGGTTCCTGCTGCGCGGGGCCGCCGCCGCGCTCGGGCTCGCCGTGGGCTGGTTCCTGCTGGTCGACCTCCTGCTGAGCAACGTCCTGCCGGCGCTCCAGCCCTGGACGCTGCGGATGTCGGCGGCGGCCTGGCTCGGGGACGGCGCCGACTACGGACTCCCGGTGCCGTGCGACTCCGTCGAGACCGCGGCGGCGGGGACGTGCTGGGGTGTCGAGACGCTCTCGGCCGGCCGGGGCGCGCTGCAGCTCGCCGTGGTGGCGGCGGTCCTGCTCGTCGCGGGCCTCCTCGTGTTCCGGCGGCGGGACCTGGACTGA
- a CDS encoding branched-chain amino acid aminotransferase, with protein sequence MSISDTDLAFEVHRTDTPTPDAERESLLATPKFGTVFTDHMARVSWTQGVGWHDRRVEKYGPLQLDPATAVLHYAQEIFEGLKAYRHADGSVWTFRPTANAERLQRSARRLALPELPTEDFLASITALVRTDLDWVPSGEETSLYLRPFMYASEAFLGVRPSLQAEYLVIASPVGSYFAGGVKPVSIWVSQDYARAGAGGTGAAKCGGNYAASLLPQQEAYARGCEQVCFLDAATGTLLEELGGMNVFVVGADGSVSTPRLSGSILEGVTRSSILTQLAEQGREIRERDIPLAELLAGLRDGSVAEVFACGTAAVVTPIGRLAGADFDETVGSGDAGPVTTGIRQALTDIQYGRAADPHGWMHRLV encoded by the coding sequence ATGAGCATCTCCGACACCGACCTCGCGTTCGAGGTCCACCGCACCGACACCCCGACGCCCGACGCCGAGCGGGAGTCGCTGCTCGCCACGCCGAAGTTCGGCACCGTCTTCACCGACCACATGGCCCGGGTCTCCTGGACCCAGGGCGTGGGCTGGCACGACCGCCGCGTCGAGAAGTACGGCCCGCTGCAGCTCGACCCCGCCACCGCCGTGCTGCACTACGCCCAGGAGATCTTCGAGGGCCTCAAGGCGTACCGGCACGCCGACGGCTCCGTGTGGACCTTCCGGCCGACGGCGAACGCCGAGCGCCTGCAGCGGTCCGCCCGCCGCCTCGCGCTGCCCGAGCTGCCGACCGAGGACTTCCTCGCGTCGATCACCGCGCTCGTGCGCACCGACCTCGACTGGGTGCCGTCGGGGGAGGAGACGAGCCTCTACCTGCGGCCGTTCATGTACGCGTCCGAGGCGTTCCTCGGCGTGCGGCCGTCGCTGCAGGCGGAGTACCTCGTGATCGCCTCGCCCGTCGGCTCGTACTTCGCCGGCGGCGTGAAGCCCGTGTCCATCTGGGTGTCCCAGGACTACGCCCGCGCGGGCGCCGGCGGCACCGGGGCGGCCAAGTGCGGCGGGAACTACGCCGCGAGCCTGCTGCCGCAGCAGGAGGCGTACGCCCGGGGCTGCGAGCAGGTCTGCTTCCTCGACGCCGCCACCGGCACCCTGCTCGAGGAGCTCGGCGGGATGAACGTGTTCGTGGTCGGGGCCGACGGCTCGGTGTCCACCCCGCGGCTGTCCGGGTCGATCCTCGAGGGCGTCACGCGGTCCTCGATCCTCACGCAGCTCGCCGAGCAGGGCCGGGAGATCCGCGAGCGCGACATCCCGCTCGCCGAGCTGCTGGCCGGGCTCCGGGACGGGTCGGTGGCCGAGGTGTTCGCCTGCGGCACGGCCGCGGTCGTCACCCCGATCGGCCGCCTGGCCGGGGCGGACTTCGACGAGACGGTGGGCTCCGGCGACGCCGGCCCGGTCACCACGGGCATCCGCCAGGCCCTGACGGACATCCAGTACGGCCGCGCCGCCGACCCGCACGGGTGGATGCACCGCCTGGTCTGA
- a CDS encoding acetolactate synthase large subunit, with the protein MVQGPHPAPPRRPAPPAAAPAGATPEPRLAGDVPATARPRPVITEQVTGAKSIVRSLEEAGAEVVFGIPGGAILPTYDPLMDSTRLRHILVRHEQGGGHAAAGYAHATGKVGVCMATSGPGATNLVTPIADANMDSIPMVAITGQVGASLIGTDAFQEADIVGITLPITKHNYLVTDPADIPRTIAEAFHIASTGRPGPVLVDIAKSAMQTDTTFTWPQQMDLPGYHPVTKPHGKQIREAARLLATARRPVLMVGGGVIRSGASAELRRLVDESGAAVVTTLMARGALPDTHPQHLGMPGMHGTVAAVAALQKADLVVALGARFDDRVTGKLSSFAPNATIVHADIDPAEIGKNRAADVPIVGDLREVIADLLPELAREQAHHGKPDLEAWWQQIDAWRETFPLGYDEPTDGHLAPQHVISRIGEISGPESIFVAGVGQHQMWAAQFIKYQRPNSWLNSGGLGTMGFSVPAAMGAKVGAPDRTVWAIDGDGCFQMTNQELATCTINEIPIKVAVINNSSLGMVRQWQTLFYESRYSNTDLHTGHGTVHVPDFVKLADAYGAVGLRCETAADVDATITRAMEIDDQPVVVDFTVSRDAMVWPMVAAGVSNDDIQYARGISPAWDREE; encoded by the coding sequence ATGGTCCAGGGCCCCCACCCGGCACCTCCCCGCAGGCCCGCCCCGCCCGCCGCCGCACCCGCGGGCGCCACCCCCGAGCCCCGGCTCGCGGGCGACGTCCCCGCCACGGCCCGGCCGCGCCCCGTCATCACCGAGCAGGTCACCGGCGCGAAGTCGATCGTCCGCTCCCTCGAGGAGGCCGGCGCGGAGGTCGTGTTCGGCATCCCCGGCGGCGCGATCCTGCCGACGTACGACCCGCTGATGGACTCCACGCGGCTCCGGCACATCCTCGTGCGGCACGAGCAGGGCGGCGGCCACGCCGCGGCCGGGTACGCGCACGCCACCGGCAAGGTCGGCGTCTGCATGGCGACCTCCGGCCCCGGCGCGACCAACCTGGTGACCCCGATCGCCGACGCGAACATGGACTCGATCCCGATGGTGGCCATCACCGGCCAGGTCGGGGCGTCCCTCATCGGCACGGACGCGTTCCAGGAGGCCGACATCGTCGGCATCACGCTGCCGATCACGAAGCACAACTACCTGGTGACCGACCCGGCCGACATCCCGCGGACGATCGCCGAGGCGTTCCACATCGCGTCCACCGGCCGCCCGGGGCCCGTGCTGGTGGACATCGCGAAGTCGGCGATGCAGACGGACACCACGTTCACCTGGCCGCAGCAGATGGACCTGCCGGGCTACCACCCGGTGACCAAGCCGCACGGCAAGCAGATCCGCGAGGCCGCCCGCCTGCTCGCGACCGCCCGCCGCCCGGTGCTCATGGTCGGCGGCGGCGTCATCCGCTCCGGCGCGTCCGCCGAGCTGCGCCGGCTGGTCGACGAGTCCGGCGCCGCGGTGGTCACCACGCTGATGGCCCGCGGCGCGCTGCCGGACACGCACCCGCAGCACCTCGGCATGCCCGGCATGCACGGCACCGTGGCCGCGGTCGCCGCGCTGCAGAAGGCCGACCTGGTCGTGGCGCTCGGGGCGCGGTTCGACGACCGGGTGACCGGCAAGCTGTCGTCCTTCGCCCCGAACGCGACGATCGTGCACGCCGACATCGACCCGGCGGAGATCGGCAAGAACCGCGCCGCGGACGTGCCCATCGTCGGCGACCTGCGCGAGGTCATCGCCGACCTGCTGCCCGAGCTGGCCCGCGAGCAGGCGCACCACGGCAAGCCGGACCTCGAGGCGTGGTGGCAGCAGATCGACGCGTGGCGCGAGACGTTCCCGCTCGGCTACGACGAGCCCACCGACGGCCACCTGGCGCCGCAGCACGTCATCTCGCGGATCGGCGAGATCTCCGGGCCGGAGTCGATCTTCGTGGCGGGCGTCGGCCAGCACCAGATGTGGGCCGCGCAGTTCATCAAGTACCAGCGGCCGAACTCCTGGCTGAACTCCGGCGGCCTCGGGACCATGGGCTTCTCGGTGCCGGCGGCCATGGGCGCGAAGGTCGGCGCCCCGGACCGCACCGTGTGGGCGATCGACGGCGACGGCTGCTTCCAGATGACCAACCAGGAGCTCGCCACCTGCACGATCAACGAGATCCCGATCAAGGTCGCGGTGATCAACAACTCCTCGCTCGGCATGGTCCGGCAGTGGCAGACGCTGTTCTACGAGTCCCGCTACTCGAACACCGACCTGCACACGGGCCACGGCACCGTGCACGTCCCGGACTTCGTCAAGCTCGCCGACGCCTACGGCGCGGTCGGCCTGCGCTGCGAGACGGCCGCCGACGTGGACGCCACGATCACGCGCGCGATGGAGATCGACGACCAGCCGGTCGTCGTGGACTTCACCGTGTCCCGCGACGCGATGGTGTGGCCGATGGTCGCCGCCGGTGTGAGCAACGACGACATCCAGTACGCCCGGGGCATCAGCCCGGCGTGGGACCGCGAGGAGTGA